A genomic stretch from Chitinophaga agri includes:
- a CDS encoding AAA family ATPase, which yields MDNILQQRVIGGDNIFGNGLLESRPFYLYYFNAIPNVSFVYTINGEKSLAAFKKAYEKDIVKIYTREEIGDKDREYKHDIALIVLNNETIIEFGDDYCEILHNGKSTAFVNEVTSLVKKYRTREKRKKFEINLITSGERGLTLKAMEFKRTKLDLSVYYEDDFRAIDQLIYKRLNTNDDKGIVLLHGVPGTGKTTYLRYLIGRLKKRVLFLSPSVAANLMQPDFIDLLIDNPNTILVIEDAENIIMDRKTTGNSSVSNLLNLSDGLLADCMNVQVICTFNSDLSQIDSALLRKGRLIAKYEFGKLSVNKAQQLSAKQGFETVVSQPMTIAEVMNQHEPSFEKKEIPIGFRARL from the coding sequence TATTATTTTAATGCCATACCTAATGTAAGTTTTGTATACACTATAAACGGAGAGAAATCCCTGGCCGCATTTAAAAAGGCCTATGAAAAGGATATAGTGAAGATATACACCAGAGAAGAGATCGGCGACAAAGACAGAGAATACAAGCATGATATTGCACTGATCGTACTGAACAATGAAACAATCATAGAGTTCGGGGACGATTACTGCGAAATCCTGCACAACGGGAAATCAACCGCCTTTGTGAATGAAGTCACCAGTCTCGTAAAAAAATACCGTACCCGGGAGAAAAGAAAAAAGTTTGAGATCAATCTGATCACTTCCGGCGAACGTGGACTGACCCTGAAAGCGATGGAGTTTAAGCGGACTAAGCTCGACCTCTCTGTCTACTACGAAGATGATTTTCGGGCTATTGATCAGTTGATCTACAAACGCCTGAATACCAATGATGATAAAGGGATCGTGCTGTTACACGGCGTACCAGGAACCGGAAAGACCACTTACCTGCGCTACCTGATCGGCAGGCTGAAGAAGCGTGTCCTGTTCCTGTCACCTTCGGTAGCGGCTAACCTGATGCAACCGGATTTTATCGATCTGTTGATTGATAATCCGAATACCATACTGGTCATAGAGGATGCAGAGAACATTATCATGGACAGGAAGACAACCGGGAATTCCTCTGTCTCGAACCTGCTGAACCTGTCTGATGGTTTGCTGGCTGACTGTATGAATGTGCAGGTGATCTGTACTTTTAACAGTGATCTTTCCCAGATAGATAGTGCGCTATTACGTAAGGGCAGGCTGATCGCCAAATATGAGTTTGGTAAGCTGTCGGTGAACAAAGCGCAGCAACTCTCTGCAAAACAAGGCTTTGAGACCGTTGTGTCCCAGCCAATGACCATTGCTGAAGTGATGAACCAGCATGAACCTTCCTTTGAGAAAAAGGAAATCCCAATCGGCTTCCGCGCCAGACTCTAA
- a CDS encoding sterol desaturase family protein, giving the protein MAWAVPLFLGLMGIEYLVARKTGKNYFGFSSSVSNINVGIAERLLDTFTVGIFYFIYEYLHTHFGIFNIRSSVLLWVALLILTDFIWYWYHRWAHEVNLLWAAHVVHHQSEDFNYTVSARITVFQAFFRMCFWSVLPILGFPPAMIISVQLVHGIYPFFIHTRTIGKLGVLEYIFVTPSHHRVHHASNEKYLDKNYGDVFIIWDMLFGTFVSEEEEPEYGLTKPLDTHSFLWQHFHFILEIFYTLKQTKGFKARWKVVFGKPDNIDPAIRPKLEARYLFRGPIEQGSRKLQQYVVWQVGVILVVLFLFLLFEHYVPVFVQACTSLVIFLTLINSGAILEQRRWVFFLEYARLLVTFAALFYIWPHPLLLLVLAIVQLPFFLYRSSLEKRYLRLVYGTRT; this is encoded by the coding sequence ATGGCATGGGCCGTTCCGCTATTCCTTGGATTGATGGGAATTGAGTATCTGGTGGCAAGGAAAACAGGAAAAAACTATTTCGGCTTTAGTAGCTCCGTCAGCAACATTAACGTGGGTATCGCAGAAAGACTGCTCGATACCTTTACTGTAGGTATTTTTTACTTCATTTATGAATACCTGCATACGCATTTCGGCATTTTCAACATCCGCTCCAGCGTTCTGTTGTGGGTCGCCCTGCTTATCCTTACTGACTTTATCTGGTATTGGTACCACCGGTGGGCGCATGAAGTGAACTTGCTTTGGGCGGCGCATGTAGTACATCATCAAAGCGAGGATTTTAACTATACGGTTTCAGCCCGCATTACTGTATTTCAGGCATTCTTCCGGATGTGTTTCTGGTCGGTGCTGCCCATTCTGGGCTTTCCTCCGGCAATGATCATCAGTGTGCAGCTCGTACATGGCATCTATCCATTTTTCATACATACCCGGACAATCGGCAAATTGGGTGTACTGGAGTATATTTTTGTCACTCCTTCCCATCACCGCGTGCATCATGCTTCCAATGAGAAATACCTCGACAAGAACTATGGTGATGTGTTTATCATATGGGACATGCTATTCGGCACATTTGTCTCAGAAGAGGAGGAACCCGAATATGGACTGACCAAACCACTTGATACCCATAGTTTTCTATGGCAGCATTTTCATTTTATACTTGAAATCTTCTACACACTAAAACAAACAAAGGGATTCAAAGCCCGCTGGAAAGTAGTATTTGGCAAGCCAGACAATATAGATCCTGCTATTCGTCCGAAGCTGGAAGCGCGTTATTTATTCCGAGGTCCTATAGAACAGGGCTCCCGCAAACTACAGCAGTATGTAGTCTGGCAGGTAGGGGTAATACTGGTTGTCTTATTCCTCTTCTTGTTATTTGAGCACTACGTACCTGTATTTGTACAGGCATGCACATCCCTGGTCATTTTCCTGACCCTGATCAATAGCGGCGCCATATTGGAACAGCGACGCTGGGTATTTTTCCTGGAATATGCCCGTTTACTGGTGACGTTTGCCGCCTTGTTTTATATCTGGCCACATCCGCTGCTGCTACTGGTGTTGGCTATTGTGCAGCTACCATTTTTTCTGTACAGGTCCAGTCTGGAAAAAAGGTATCTGCGACTGGTATACGGTACACGGACTTAA
- a CDS encoding RNA polymerase sigma factor, with product MSFSTFQTHLLENADFLKPVAMALTKDPEAAKDLYQETLYKALKNKDKYLEGSNIRAWLYTIMRNLFINEYRRAAKYSSASEITPNITNNTQAEVNAENMLSTKEIKGTLYKLPLSFKKPLLLYCDGFKYHEIAEMLHEPMGTIKSRIHLARKLLCTTMPRH from the coding sequence ATGAGTTTTTCCACATTTCAGACTCATTTACTGGAAAATGCAGATTTTCTTAAGCCTGTCGCTATGGCTTTGACCAAAGATCCCGAAGCAGCCAAAGATCTTTACCAGGAAACTTTATACAAAGCATTGAAGAACAAAGACAAATACCTGGAAGGCAGTAATATTCGCGCCTGGCTGTATACTATTATGCGCAATCTATTCATCAATGAATACCGACGTGCCGCCAAGTATTCTTCTGCGTCAGAAATAACGCCCAATATTACCAACAACACACAGGCCGAGGTCAATGCCGAAAACATGCTCAGCACAAAAGAAATAAAGGGAACCCTTTATAAGCTCCCTTTATCTTTTAAGAAACCATTGCTGTTATATTGCGATGGCTTCAAATACCATGAAATAGCTGAAATGCTGCATGAGCCGATGGGTACCATCAAAAGCCGTATACATCTTGCCCGCAAGTTGCTATGCACCACTATGCCCAGGCATTAA
- the glf gene encoding UDP-galactopyranose mutase — protein MNDFDFLIVGSGLFGAVFAHECHKAGKKVLVIDRRQHSGGNVYCEHVNGINVHKYGAHIFHTNDKPIWDYVNSFVGFNNYVNSPLAVYKDELYNLPFNMNTFHQLWKVRTPQEARAKITEQVAALQINDPQNLEEQALSLVGTDIYEKLIKGYTEKQWGRKASELPAFIIKRLPLRFTYNNNYFNDRYQGIPVGGYNQLTDRLLEGIEVRLGIDFFSAREALTALAKTVVFTGQLDEFYNYRFGMLQYRSLRFEHEQLEIDNYQGNAVVNYTEREVPFTRIIEHKHFEFGQQPSTVITREYPEEWKKGLEPYYPINDDINGKIYKQYKELADQETNVIFGGRLAEYRYYDMHQVVASALHTVRLHLK, from the coding sequence ATGAATGACTTTGATTTTTTGATAGTCGGCAGTGGATTGTTCGGGGCTGTATTTGCCCATGAATGCCATAAAGCCGGAAAAAAGGTGTTGGTAATAGACCGACGTCAGCATAGTGGAGGGAATGTCTATTGTGAGCATGTCAACGGAATTAATGTACATAAGTATGGCGCGCATATTTTCCATACTAATGACAAGCCTATATGGGATTATGTCAATTCCTTTGTAGGATTCAATAACTACGTCAATTCTCCATTGGCGGTCTACAAAGACGAACTATATAACCTTCCGTTCAATATGAATACCTTCCACCAGTTATGGAAGGTAAGAACTCCGCAGGAGGCCAGGGCCAAGATTACCGAACAGGTAGCCGCATTGCAGATCAATGATCCTCAGAACCTGGAAGAGCAGGCCTTGTCACTGGTAGGGACAGATATTTATGAGAAACTGATCAAAGGATATACAGAAAAGCAGTGGGGACGGAAGGCAAGTGAATTGCCCGCTTTCATTATTAAAAGGCTGCCATTACGCTTTACGTATAATAATAATTACTTTAATGACCGCTACCAGGGTATTCCGGTTGGTGGGTATAACCAGTTGACAGACAGACTACTGGAGGGCATTGAAGTAAGATTAGGCATTGATTTCTTTTCTGCACGTGAAGCATTGACGGCGCTGGCCAAGACAGTTGTGTTTACTGGTCAGCTGGACGAGTTCTATAATTACCGTTTTGGAATGCTGCAATACCGGAGTCTGCGTTTTGAACACGAGCAGCTGGAGATAGATAATTATCAGGGGAATGCGGTAGTGAATTATACCGAGCGTGAAGTACCGTTTACCAGGATCATCGAACATAAGCACTTTGAGTTTGGCCAGCAGCCGTCTACAGTCATTACCAGGGAGTATCCGGAGGAATGGAAAAAAGGGCTGGAGCCGTATTATCCTATTAATGATGATATTAATGGGAAGATATACAAACAGTATAAGGAGCTGGCAGATCAAGAAACCAACGTGATCTTTGGGGGCAGACTGGCCGAATACAGGTATTATGATATGCACCAGGTTGTCGCGTCGGCTCTTCATACGGTGAGATTACATCTGAAATAA